The Limnospira fusiformis SAG 85.79 genomic interval GATTGGTTTTCTTCTTCCCAGTCGTAGGAGGTAAATGGATTGGTAAAGAAGGAAGTCGCCGCGGGTTGTACATAAGTACCAGCCAGCAAATCGTGTCCGGTGCGACTGTGGAAGCGCCGCCCCATTAGTCCGTCAGCCACGAGCATAATTCCCGATAACCCCATAAATACCAGGAGATTGGGGAATGCGCCTGTCGCTTGCCAAACTAGATAGGCGATACCGACGGGAATGCCCCAACGCCCGATGGTTTCCCTGGCGATAATCCGTGAAAATCCGGGGGGGAGTTGTCTGGAGTTGACTACACGAACCCCAAACCAGCGTTTGGGAAGGGTTTGTCCGGTGGTGGACAATAGATAAAGCTGCCAGGAGGCGATCGCTATCGGCAAAATTAAGGCACCAGACCAAAAGAAATTCGTCAATGGAGATACACGGGGCTGGCGATCGCGCATTGGTAGTCCCAAGGTAGCGGCCACAGTTTCGGCTGTTCCTCTTACTACTGGGTTGAGGGGGACTGACACAGAACCGCGATTAGCAATCGCACCGATGGTCAATGGGGCTAATCCCCCCACGATTACTAGGGAGATCTCGACCGCCCAAGCACTACAGCGACGCACCCAAAAGGGGAGTTGTTTGGCTTGTTTTTGCCAGGTAGGCGTTGGTTGGTCGATGCTGGGTCGGTTTGCAGTCGGACTAGCCATAATTAATAATTGCCTTTGTCTGAATCTTTGATGATGGGTTAAGCAGATTTCTTTAAATCTTGGGTTTTTGGGATGATTTGAATACTTGATAACCTATGTACACTATCACCCCGACTACCGCAAGACTTATGGCTAAGGAAATTAATTCGACAAGGGTTTTTAATAGGGCTAACCCGGCGATGACTCCCACACTGGCTACGGCTATCTGTCCGGCTTTGGGTAATCTCTTGAACCGCGCCATCAACTGACCATATAGGGTTTTTAGGCTGCTGTTTAAGTTGGAGGGGGTGGGATTTATGGGTGCATTGGGGTTAACTTCGGCTTCGAGTTCCTCGAGGCGACGATTGATTTTCGGGTCGTCTTGGTAGTTCAAGGGATTTCTCCTCCGGGGATATAAAACAACGCTTTACCATTGTACAAGGAGATTAAGAGGGTGGGTTATGACTAATATTAACTTGGGTCAAGTTTTCACCGCTGGACTTCTGGGGGTTTCCCTGTTTCTGGCTGCGGCGCAGTCGGCTTTGGCTGACAGGCGATCGGTTTCTCCTGGGGTGGCTATCACTTTATCGGGAACTTCGGGGGGAAGTTCTAATAGCCGAGACTGTGGTTGGATCGCTGAGAGTCCTAATCATATTCTGGATGTGACTCAGGATCTACCATATTGGAGTATTACTGTACAGACGGCTGGGGCTCCCACTTTACTGATTGATGGTCCGGCTGGTCGCTATTGTGTACTCCCGGAGAGTCCCTCTGGGTCTATTTTACAGTTTTCCGGTTATGGTACTCGCGGGACTTATCGGATTTTTATTGGCGATCGCCAACAGTCTCAACATCCTTATAGCCTTTCTATTTCTGACCGTAAGCCCTAGATTTCTGGCTTTTTGGGGCGATCGGTGACTCGATTCTGTTTCCCATTACGGCTGATTATGTCATAGTAAATCACTGCTGTAATGGATTGGAAAAACGGCCAAGTCAGCAGAATCATTGCAATTAACACAGCCAAGATAATTAAGAAATTCACCAAAGCTGCTAAGTCATACGGCAAAATTACACTGATAACTAATCGGCTGATTGTCATAATCAACTGACCCCCAATGCTGACGGGGAACGTGGCTAGACCTGCAACTATCGTAATCAAGATAATTTTAAAGGCTGATTCTTTGGTTATTTGCCAACTCTTGCTAATTGCTCCGGTGGCAGTCATCGGGTTTTCTACGGCTAGAATCACGTCACATATATACAGGCGGGCTGATATCCACATCAACCCTATATAAAACATGACAAATGCGACTACTCCTAATAAAAATCCTAGTAATAATGATACCAAACTTTCGGGACTCAGTAGGATAGATACCAAGAATCCGGCTATTCTCACAGCTATGGCTAAACCTATAAAAGCCCCAATCATAATCAATAGTAGCAGAAGTGATTGCCCTAAAAAACTCCATTTGCGCTTGTCTGTATAGCGTTTAGCGTCTGCTCCTGGTTCGGGGCGTTCGCTCACCTCAAAAAAAGCTAAACGAGCGATCGCTCCTGAAATCGCCGCAAATTTCGCCCAACCATAAATGGGAACAATCAGCCATAAAAAGCCGAAAAACGCCATAGTAAAGTATTGTTTAAAATGGTCTCGATAGATACGAAATCCGGCACTAATCACATCACCCAAGTTGAGGGATTTATGAGCATATTTATTAGTCATGACTAAATTTATAGATGCAGCTATAGGATTTTTGACTGTCTCCAAAATTACAGATTCTTGGTATCCTTGATTTCACCAAAGCCAGAAATGCTGATCGTCTTCACCTAGGGGGGGTTTAGGGGGGGATCCAGGAATCTGCTTTTAATTCACCAGCCAGACAATTCCTATGGTGGGGATTATACAGGAATCGACCAATTAGGGCGATTTTCTTAAACAAAATTTTATAAATACCTTCAGATTTCCAAGATTTTGGGGTTATCTGTGACTAAATCCTGTTCATCCTGATGGTTGATGAGGTCGTAGTAAATCACGGCTTTAATGGATTTGAAGAAGGGGATAGTCAGCGCCCCCATAGCAATTAAAACAGTTGATAAAACTAATAAATTCAGCCCAACTGCTACGTCAGCCGCCACTAGGGAATTGATAAGTAATCGGCTGAGTAACAAAATAAACCGAGTCGCTATGGGGAAGGGTAAGGTTGCTAAAACTGCGACTATAAAAATACCCATAATTTGAAACTCTGATTCTTCGGTAATTTCCCAACTTTTCTTGATAGAAGTTTTGGCGTTGGTCTGGTCTTCTAATGCCAGAATCACGTCACATATATACAGACGGGCTGATATCCACATCAACCCCATGTATAAGATGATAAATCCAAATACTGCCAATAAAAATATCAACCATGATAACCAAAAAGTCTCAATATTCAGTTTCATAAATATGAAGATTGCCGTACCAAGAACCATACTAAAACCTATGAAAATGCCAATGATAATTAATCCGACGAGCAGTAATTGTCCTAAAAAACTCCATTGGCGTTTGTTAGTGTAGCGTTTAGCGTCTGATGGAGGTTCGGGGCGTTCGCTCACTTCAAAAAAGGCTAAACGAGCGATCGCTCCTAAAGTGGCGAGACATTTAGCCCAACCATAAACGGGAACAATCAGCCATAAACAGCCGACCAAAGCCATAGTAAAGTATTGTTTAAAATGGTCTCGATATATCCGAAACCCGGCAATGATAACATCACTGATACTTAGAGAGTTTTGAGGGTATTGATTAGTCATGACTAGGTTATAGATAGAGTTAGAGGATTTGGCTAATGTCCCACAAAATTACCAACCAATATCTGGGATAAATTTTAGATAAAAACCAGGTTACTGTAATCGCTGAATTTGATATTGAGAATCCCGAAATCCCCCGGTCAAACCTTGCTCTAAAAACAGTTTTCCAGCCTGTTCAAAATCACTGATGGCACCTCGGCGATCGCCTAAAGATGCTCGGACCATTCCGCGACCATAAAAAGCACCAGCCAAATTAGGTCTGATGCGAATAGCTTGGGCGTAGTCTGCGATCGCCTCAGAGTAATTACCAAGTTCAGCATGAGCCTGAGCGCGATTACTGTATGATTCAGCATCATTAGGATTCAGACTAATAGCTTGGCTATAGTCAGCGATCGCCGCCTCATAATCCTCAGCCAAAGAGTGAACTAACCCCCGATTACTGTGAGCCTTAGAATTATTAGGTTCTAACTCAATCGCCTTAGTACAATCTCCAATAGCTGCATCATAATTTTGCACATTCAGATGAGCAATACAGCGATTATTATAATCCATAGCTGTGGGGTTTAATTGAATGGATCTACTACAACTTTCTATCGCCGCCTCATAATTCCCTAAATTGATGTAGGTACTGCAACGATTCCCGTATGCTTCAGCATTATCTGGTTCCCAACTAATCACTTGATTATAGTCTGCTAAAGCACCTTGATAATCTCCTAAATGAAACCGAGCGCGACCCCGATTATAATAAGCAGCAGCCGACTCGGGATTGAGTCTAATTGCTTCTGTATAATCAGCCATTCCTGCTTGTAAGTTACCAGATTTAACGTGAGCGCTTCCCCTAGCGCGATAGGCTTCACTATTGTTTGGTTGTCGCCTAATTACTTCGGTATAATCTAATATGGCGGCTTCGTAGTTTTCTTGGCTATAATGGGCGAGTCCCCTTTGATAAAAAGCATCTGTATCTTCTGGGTTCAGACGGATCACTTGATTTAGGTCATTAATAGCATTACCAAAATCTCTCATTTGATGGTATGCTAAACTGCGGTTAAAATAGATTTCAGGATTAGTAGGATCAAGTTTAATGGCTTGGGTATAGTCAGCGATCGCCTGCTCATATTTCTGGAGATCATAGTAAGCATTAGCCCGTTTACGGAAGGCTTCACTATTATCAGGAAATAGCTGGATTGACCGAGTAAAAGCCTTAATTGCCGCCTCTGGGTCTCCCGCTTCCAGACGTTCTACCCCTCTTTTTAGGGCGGCTTCTGATTTGACAGGATCGGGGCGGCTTAACACTTGAAATAAGCCAAATATCACGATTAAACCGACTAATCCGGTTGCCGCTATTCCCACTACAGTCCAGAGGCGATTTAAGGATATGTCTCGTCGCGGTTTGTGTGTTTTATAGGGGGGATGATTTGGGGAAGTTGGGTTAACTAACCCGGTTTTTCCGGTGAGTTGATTTAATTCAGCGATCGCATCAATAGCGGATTTATATCGTTTCCCATAGTAATGATGCACCATTTTATCTATAATACTAGCTAATTCGTTACTAACTCGCGCCCGCTGTCGCCAGGCAATTTCTCCAGATATAGATAGGCTAGGATCTTGGAGTTTGGGCAAATCTGAGCCTTCTAAACCAGTTAAAGCCTGAATAGCAATCATTCCCACAGCATAGAGATCGCTATTAAATTGGGGGTTTCCCTGGAATTGTTCGATCGGCATATAGGAGGGTGTACCCGTGGCGATCGTTCGCATGGGTTGATTATTTTCCTCAGCCAGTTGGCTAGTCACGGCTTTGACGGAACCGAAATCGATTAAGACTAGGGCTTGGTCTGATTTGCGGCGAATTAAATTAGAGGGGTTAACATCTCGATGAATTACGCCATTTTGGTGAACAAATACTAAAATATTGAGGATTTCTTCTAAGAGTTCGATCACTAGATCTTCTTTCCAAGGATGACCGGGAATTAGTTCTTTATGAAGGGGATGTCCTTCGATAAATTCTTCGACTAGATAGAAGTGATTATTATCCTCAAAATAGGCTAATAATAGGGGAATGCGATCGTTGCGTCCTAGCTTTTCTAAGATTTCTGCTTCCTGTCGAAATAGGCGTAAGGCTGTTTTCAGGATTTTGGAATTATTACTAGGGGGACGCAGTTGTTTAACCACACATTGAGGATGACCAGGACGGCGGGTATCTGCGGCTAGATAGGTCTGACTAAATGCTCCTGAACTCAAAATTTGTACAATTCGATACCTTCCATCTAGGAGTTGACCAATGATTTCCATCTGGCGTTGAGGTTTGAAACTTCTAGGGGAGTTCGAGGAATGGGGTTTGGAGCGATCGTCTAAGTTCATAATATGTTACAGTTTGATATAAAATGGCTGGAGAGAGCAAATGGAATCGGTTTTCCTATCGATTAACTGATTTTCATCAGGATTGAGAACTCACCATTGAGTTTCTTATGTCAATTTTGGCATAAAATTTTGGGTATAGTCTATATCAACCATAACAAGTGTCAGCACCCCGATCTAAAAAGACGGCGGCTCTCATTCCGCCTAAGCTGCTGACGAGCGATCGTCTTATACGGAGCGGGTTCTAAATAGTCTGGACTTCCATATAGATGATTAAAGAATATGCTTGTATGGGCGGGTTCTAAAGAATCGGGACTTCCATATAGATGATTACAGAACCCGCCCCTACTATATTGGCAAGTGAACCCGGTCTGATTGTACCATGCCCTTGGTCTTTAGGTAGGTATGCAGACCATGATCAAGATCTAGTTTCCTGAGATTACAAAATATTATCAATTTTTGGTGAAAATTACCTGGAAAACCATGCACAATTTTATCCCCCCTCATCGATTTTTCCCTTACCTAACTTGGACAGAAATTGCGGAAATGCCCGATCCAGAAAATACCGTAATTATCCAACCAATTGGGGCTATAGAACAACACGGCCCCCATTTACCGTTAATTGTGGATGCTGCTATTGCTACCGCCGTGACGGGTCTAGCCCTAGAAAAACTC includes:
- a CDS encoding tetratricopeptide repeat protein, producing MNLDDRSKPHSSNSPRSFKPQRQMEIIGQLLDGRYRIVQILSSGAFSQTYLAADTRRPGHPQCVVKQLRPPSNNSKILKTALRLFRQEAEILEKLGRNDRIPLLLAYFEDNNHFYLVEEFIEGHPLHKELIPGHPWKEDLVIELLEEILNILVFVHQNGVIHRDVNPSNLIRRKSDQALVLIDFGSVKAVTSQLAEENNQPMRTIATGTPSYMPIEQFQGNPQFNSDLYAVGMIAIQALTGLEGSDLPKLQDPSLSISGEIAWRQRARVSNELASIIDKMVHHYYGKRYKSAIDAIAELNQLTGKTGLVNPTSPNHPPYKTHKPRRDISLNRLWTVVGIAATGLVGLIVIFGLFQVLSRPDPVKSEAALKRGVERLEAGDPEAAIKAFTRSIQLFPDNSEAFRKRANAYYDLQKYEQAIADYTQAIKLDPTNPEIYFNRSLAYHQMRDFGNAINDLNQVIRLNPEDTDAFYQRGLAHYSQENYEAAILDYTEVIRRQPNNSEAYRARGSAHVKSGNLQAGMADYTEAIRLNPESAAAYYNRGRARFHLGDYQGALADYNQVISWEPDNAEAYGNRCSTYINLGNYEAAIESCSRSIQLNPTAMDYNNRCIAHLNVQNYDAAIGDCTKAIELEPNNSKAHSNRGLVHSLAEDYEAAIADYSQAISLNPNDAESYSNRAQAHAELGNYSEAIADYAQAIRIRPNLAGAFYGRGMVRASLGDRRGAISDFEQAGKLFLEQGLTGGFRDSQYQIQRLQ
- a CDS encoding glycerophosphoryl diester phosphodiesterase membrane domain-containing protein; translated protein: MTNKYAHKSLNLGDVISAGFRIYRDHFKQYFTMAFFGFLWLIVPIYGWAKFAAISGAIARLAFFEVSERPEPGADAKRYTDKRKWSFLGQSLLLLLIMIGAFIGLAIAVRIAGFLVSILLSPESLVSLLLGFLLGVVAFVMFYIGLMWISARLYICDVILAVENPMTATGAISKSWQITKESAFKIILITIVAGLATFPVSIGGQLIMTISRLVISVILPYDLAALVNFLIILAVLIAMILLTWPFFQSITAVIYYDIISRNGKQNRVTDRPKKPEI